In one window of Henckelia pumila isolate YLH828 chromosome 1, ASM3356847v2, whole genome shotgun sequence DNA:
- the LOC140894591 gene encoding uncharacterized protein, whose amino-acid sequence MQVSPKPLAGGETPGVAGKWWRYTSAPFIAARGAATWAEFHTAFQRLYFPPALRQAKASELLGLRQGTINIEEYEHKFFDLLPYCPHIAESSVAKYDHFLQGLNPEIHLMVFVGSDMTYEGLVDRFHQDEDSLWRNRSMISSASRPTSSLSPRGQSFKKQGGISSSSSGSGRVQHFGSQGMSRCCQCRRKHPPGLCPRSTGVCFQCGQEGHMKETVLPLWEELLVLEVPRRQYSSRSCASSHSRRSDRLLPVVILLYGHAFKGKFLH is encoded by the coding sequence ATGCAGGTGAGCCCTAAGCCTTTGGCAGGAGGTGAGACTCCAGGGGTTGCCGGGAAGTGGTGGAGATATACTTCCGCACCTTTTATAGCAGCGAGAGGAGCAgctacttgggctgagtttcATACTGCTTTCCAgagattgtattttcctccagctcttcgtcaggcgaaagctaGTGAGTTGCTTGGactgcgacaggggacgataaATATTGAGGAGTATGAGCATAAGTTCTTTGATTTACTACCTTATTGTCCACATATTGCTGAGAGTTCTGTGGCCAAgtatgatcatttccttcagggtcttaaccctgagattcatctgATGGTTTTTGTTGGGAGCGACatgacctatgagggtttggtggaCCGTTTTCATCAAGACGAGGACAGTCTTTGGAGGAACAGGTCTATGATTTCTTCTGCATCCAGACCGACTAGTTCTTTGAGTCCGAGGGGCCAGTCTTTCAAGAAACAGGGAggaatttcttcttcttcttccggatcTGGCAGAGTTCAGCATTTCGGTAGCCAGGGGATGAGCCGGTGTTGTCAATGTAGGCGTAAGCATCCACCAGGCTTGTGTCCTCGATCGACTGGAGTGTGTTTTCAGTGTGGACAAGAGGGGCACATGAAGGAGACTGTCCTACCATTATGGGAGGAGCTACTGGTTCTGGAGGTTCCCAGGCGTCAGTACAGCAGCCGCAGCTGCGCCAGCAGTCACAGCCGTCGCAGTGACAGACTTCTTCCCGTGGTCATTCTTCTCTACGGCCACGCGTTCAAGGGCAAGTTTTTGCACTGA